In Selenomonas dianae, a genomic segment contains:
- a CDS encoding lysophospholipid acyltransferase family protein: MLYGFLQIVFRLFFYIIFRTRVYGRENIPAEGAVILAANHASNIDPPLMASLIERPVSYMAKIELFENPIFGAAIRRCHAFPVKRGESDRGAIKTAVTVLKEGRVLGLFPEGTRSKTGELQKAEAGVALIAAMTGAPIVPVAILNTHCIFANGGLLPQLRIMYGTPISFQGDRKSKEALDAFSAEIMTHIARMKDELAQKNKRS; encoded by the coding sequence ATGCTGTATGGATTTCTGCAAATCGTCTTTCGGCTCTTTTTCTACATCATCTTTCGTACGCGTGTCTATGGACGCGAGAACATCCCCGCAGAGGGGGCTGTGATCCTTGCCGCGAATCATGCGAGCAATATCGACCCGCCGCTTATGGCGAGCCTCATCGAGCGTCCTGTCAGCTATATGGCGAAGATCGAACTGTTCGAGAATCCGATTTTTGGCGCGGCAATTCGTCGCTGCCATGCGTTCCCTGTAAAGCGCGGCGAATCCGATCGCGGCGCAATCAAGACGGCGGTTACGGTCTTGAAGGAAGGGCGTGTGCTCGGACTTTTCCCCGAGGGGACGCGCAGCAAGACGGGTGAGCTGCAAAAGGCGGAGGCGGGCGTCGCCCTCATCGCCGCCATGACGGGCGCACCGATTGTGCCCGTTGCCATCCTCAATACACATTGCATCTTCGCAAACGGCGGGCTGCTTCCGCAGCTGCGCATTATGTATGGCACGCCGATTTCCTTTCAGGGCGACCGCAAAAGTAAGGAAGCACTTGACGCGTTTTCTGCTGAGATCATGACCCATATTGCGCGGATGAAGGATGAACTCGCACAAAAAAATAAACGTTCGTGA
- the cmk gene encoding (d)CMP kinase, protein MKRVIAIDGPAGAGKSTVAKIVAEKLGYTYIDTGAMYRGVAWKTLKQSQTATDEDILRAVQEIDVRLACTENGTRVTVDGTDVTQEIRTPEVTHIVSRVAALGPVREKMVELQRAMAADGAIVMDGRDIGTNVLPNADVKIFLTASVEERARRRYDEMKEKGYAVNFDDLKREIALRDKQDSEREISPLRQAEDAVLLDTTSLSIDEVVTYVLKLSE, encoded by the coding sequence ATGAAACGTGTGATAGCGATTGACGGACCTGCCGGTGCGGGAAAGAGCACTGTTGCAAAGATTGTGGCAGAGAAACTTGGCTATACCTACATTGACACGGGAGCGATGTATCGCGGCGTGGCATGGAAGACGCTCAAGCAGTCGCAGACGGCGACGGACGAGGATATACTTCGTGCTGTGCAGGAGATCGACGTGCGTCTTGCCTGTACGGAGAACGGTACGCGTGTTACCGTCGACGGCACGGATGTGACGCAGGAGATCCGTACGCCCGAGGTTACGCATATCGTTTCCCGTGTCGCGGCACTCGGCCCTGTACGTGAAAAGATGGTGGAGCTGCAGCGTGCAATGGCTGCGGATGGCGCGATCGTCATGGACGGGCGCGACATCGGGACGAATGTACTCCCAAATGCCGATGTGAAGATCTTCCTCACGGCATCTGTCGAAGAACGTGCACGCCGTCGCTACGACGAGATGAAGGAAAAGGGCTATGCGGTCAATTTCGACGATCTGAAACGTGAGATTGCTTTGCGCGACAAGCAGGACAGCGAGCGCGAAATCTCGCCGCTGCGTCAGGCGGAGGATGCCGTTCTGCTCGACACGACCTCGCTCTCGATTGATGAGGTTGTCACATATGTTTTGAAACTCTCAGAATAG
- the aroA gene encoding 3-phosphoshikimate 1-carboxyvinyltransferase — MAEMKTIEPARRGWRGKIDIPGDKSISHRSVMFAGLGDTPVHIRNFLHAADCLSTVGVMRALGVNVEFLNENELIVTGRGFHGLTEPLSVLDAGNSGTTLRLMMGLLAPQSFLSVFSGDASLTRRPMGRVLLPLSEMGACIYGRNNNNNLPLTIIPAGEMLHGIHYNSPVASAQVKSAILLAGLYADAPTTVTEPYTSRDHTEQMLAGFGVHLERTGASVTVFPVAEGGYRAPAEITVPGDISSAAYFLVAGSIIADSRLLLRNVGINPTRTGILDVLMEMGAHIIVQNERTSGGERVADITVETAALRGVSFGAEIMPRLIDEIPIIAVAALFAEGDTVITGAGELRVKETDRLHAIATEFQKLAPGSIEEREDGLVIHGQAKMQRAQVSSCGDHRMAMSLAVLGAAAKGVIIEKPDSVNISYPTFFSEMERF, encoded by the coding sequence ATGGCTGAGATGAAAACGATTGAACCTGCGCGGCGTGGCTGGCGTGGGAAAATCGATATACCAGGGGATAAATCCATCTCGCATCGCAGCGTCATGTTTGCAGGGCTGGGCGATACGCCCGTGCATATTCGGAACTTTCTCCATGCGGCGGACTGTCTCTCGACTGTCGGTGTGATGCGTGCGCTCGGTGTCAATGTTGAATTTCTGAATGAAAACGAACTGATTGTCACGGGCAGAGGATTTCATGGACTGACGGAGCCGTTGTCTGTGCTCGATGCCGGGAACTCCGGGACGACGCTGCGTCTCATGATGGGGTTGCTCGCACCGCAGTCGTTCCTCTCCGTGTTCAGTGGCGACGCCTCACTGACGCGCCGTCCGATGGGGCGCGTACTTCTGCCGCTCTCTGAGATGGGCGCGTGCATCTACGGGCGAAACAACAACAACAATCTTCCGCTTACGATCATACCGGCGGGGGAGATGCTGCACGGAATTCACTACAACAGCCCCGTTGCGAGTGCGCAGGTCAAGTCGGCCATTCTCCTCGCGGGGCTTTATGCGGATGCGCCGACGACGGTCACAGAGCCGTACACCTCGCGCGACCATACGGAACAGATGCTTGCGGGCTTCGGTGTTCACCTTGAGCGCACGGGGGCAAGCGTAACCGTATTCCCTGTGGCGGAGGGCGGCTATCGTGCACCTGCGGAGATTACCGTGCCGGGCGACATCAGTTCGGCGGCGTATTTCCTCGTTGCGGGCAGCATCATCGCGGACAGTCGCCTTCTGCTGCGGAATGTGGGCATCAATCCGACACGCACGGGGATTCTGGATGTGCTCATGGAGATGGGCGCACATATCATCGTGCAAAATGAACGCACGAGCGGCGGCGAGCGCGTTGCGGACATTACGGTTGAAACGGCGGCTCTGCGCGGTGTATCCTTTGGAGCGGAGATTATGCCGCGCCTCATCGACGAGATTCCGATTATCGCCGTCGCCGCGCTCTTTGCGGAGGGGGATACTGTTATCACGGGGGCGGGGGAACTGCGTGTAAAGGAAACGGATCGCCTGCACGCGATTGCGACGGAGTTTCAAAAGCTCGCCCCCGGCAGCATTGAGGAACGTGAGGATGGACTTGTCATTCACGGTCAGGCGAAGATGCAGAGGGCGCAGGTGAGCAGCTGCGGAGATCATCGTATGGCAATGTCGCTTGCTGTCCTTGGTGCGGCGGCGAAGGGGGTTATCATCGAGAAGCCGGACAGCGTCAATATTTCCTATCCGACATTCTTTTCCGAAATGGAACGGTTCTAA
- a CDS encoding NAD(P)/FAD-dependent oxidoreductase yields the protein MKKIIVVGAGPAGMMAAAAAAECGGHVLLLEKMPRVGRKMMITGKGRCNVTSADEIPDIIRNIVGNGRFLHSSIRAFDNADVIAFFEGQGVPLKTERGNRVFPVSDRAAQVVDAMLKYLCDQNVEIRTNTAVHELIIEDGILRGVRLADGLQIEAAAVILATGGASYPATGSAGDGYALARAAGHTVTPIFPALVPLVTRETWVKDVQGLSLRNVRATLYHMGKKEQDFFGEMLFTHFGVTGPIILQLSRRASELLMDGQQEIELRLNLKPALTHEKLRERVDRDFTAYEQKQIHNGMIDLLPKRLIDIVLHTAEILPERVVGQVSSKERERLVYTLQALPLTITGTRPIAEAIVTAGGVATRELDPRTMESKLVKHLYFVGELVDVDAYTGGYNLQAAFSMGHAAGCHSVSDLESE from the coding sequence GTGAAGAAGATCATCGTGGTGGGCGCGGGACCTGCGGGCATGATGGCGGCAGCGGCAGCGGCGGAGTGCGGCGGACACGTTCTGCTCCTTGAGAAGATGCCGCGCGTCGGACGCAAGATGATGATTACAGGAAAGGGACGCTGCAACGTCACCAGCGCGGACGAGATTCCTGACATCATCAGGAACATTGTCGGAAACGGCAGATTCCTTCACTCCTCGATTCGCGCCTTCGACAACGCGGATGTGATAGCATTTTTCGAGGGGCAGGGCGTTCCGCTAAAGACCGAGCGTGGAAATCGTGTATTCCCCGTGAGTGACCGCGCCGCTCAAGTGGTCGACGCTATGCTGAAATACCTGTGTGATCAGAATGTGGAGATCCGTACGAATACAGCGGTGCATGAACTCATTATCGAGGATGGCATACTGCGCGGCGTCCGCCTTGCGGACGGTTTACAGATCGAGGCGGCTGCCGTGATTCTCGCCACAGGCGGTGCATCCTATCCCGCGACGGGCTCGGCGGGGGACGGCTATGCGCTCGCGCGTGCGGCGGGGCACACGGTCACACCGATCTTTCCCGCACTTGTTCCCCTCGTGACGCGGGAAACATGGGTTAAGGACGTGCAGGGGCTTTCCCTGCGCAATGTGCGTGCCACGCTGTATCATATGGGGAAGAAGGAGCAGGACTTCTTTGGTGAGATGCTCTTTACGCATTTTGGCGTGACGGGTCCGATCATCCTCCAACTGAGCCGCCGCGCATCGGAACTTCTAATGGATGGGCAACAGGAGATCGAACTGCGGCTGAACCTCAAGCCCGCGCTGACGCACGAAAAACTGCGGGAGCGTGTGGATCGGGACTTTACAGCATACGAGCAGAAGCAGATCCACAACGGCATGATTGACCTCCTGCCGAAGCGGCTGATCGACATTGTACTGCATACGGCAGAGATCCTGCCGGAGCGTGTCGTCGGTCAAGTTTCATCCAAGGAACGTGAACGTCTTGTGTACACGCTGCAGGCACTCCCGCTAACGATTACGGGGACGCGTCCCATCGCTGAGGCGATTGTGACGGCGGGCGGCGTTGCAACGCGTGAGCTCGACCCACGCACGATGGAATCCAAGCTCGTAAAGCATCTCTATTTCGTGGGTGAATTGGTCGATGTGGATGCCTATACGGGCGGTTACAACTTACAGGCGGCGTTTTCTATGGGGCATGCAGCGGGCTGCCATAGTGTATCGGATTTGGAAAGTGAGTAA
- a CDS encoding pseudouridine synthase codes for MEERLQKILSSAGVASRRAAEKMIRAGRVMVDGAVVTELGAKYEAACHEITVDGNRIRADEKRYYVLLNKPRGYLSTVRDDRGRKTVLDLLPDFSARLYPVGRLDADTEGLLLITNDGGLTQGLLHPRYEIDKVYHAEVFGEVTEEGMEQLRRGVLLEDGVTAPAQLRVLRSEHGRTVVETIIHEGRNRQVRRMFAAIGCRVTGLRRVRFAQLTLRGLACGAYRHLTSKEIRELREIAGVTEREEDHRGGRGTCGHDGGSGSGGVRRTRSAP; via the coding sequence ATGGAAGAACGATTGCAGAAGATCCTCAGCAGTGCGGGGGTGGCATCGCGTCGTGCAGCGGAGAAGATGATCCGCGCGGGACGGGTTATGGTGGATGGTGCTGTTGTGACGGAGCTCGGTGCGAAGTATGAGGCGGCGTGCCATGAGATTACCGTTGACGGCAATCGTATTCGGGCTGATGAGAAGCGGTACTACGTCCTGCTCAACAAGCCGCGTGGCTACCTCTCAACGGTGCGGGATGATCGGGGGCGCAAGACCGTGCTCGATCTCCTGCCAGATTTTTCCGCGCGTCTTTATCCTGTGGGGCGGCTCGACGCCGATACGGAGGGATTGCTCCTCATCACGAATGACGGTGGGCTGACGCAGGGGCTTCTGCATCCGCGTTATGAGATCGACAAGGTCTACCATGCGGAGGTTTTTGGCGAAGTCACGGAAGAAGGGATGGAACAGCTGCGCCGCGGCGTTCTCCTTGAGGACGGTGTAACCGCGCCCGCGCAGCTGCGCGTATTGCGTTCAGAACATGGGCGCACGGTGGTCGAGACCATCATCCATGAGGGGCGCAACCGACAGGTGCGGCGGATGTTTGCCGCGATCGGCTGCCGTGTTACGGGACTCAGGCGTGTACGCTTTGCACAGCTGACCTTACGCGGGCTTGCCTGCGGTGCATATCGGCATTTGACGTCGAAGGAGATTCGGGAGCTTCGTGAGATTGCAGGGGTGACAGAGCGTGAAGAAGATCATCGTGGTGGGCGCGGGACCTGCGGGCATGATGGCGGCAGCGGCAGCGGCGGAGTGCGGCGGACACGTTCTGCTCCTTGA
- a CDS encoding DNA polymerase III subunit alpha: MAFAHLHVHTEYSLLDGASRIKELIRRTKELGMDSVAITDHGVMYGAVRFYKEAKAQGIHPVIGCEVYLAPGMRQERTEVDGTRYYHLILLAENEHGYHNLVELISLANIEGYYYKPRIDKELLRQYSEGIIALSACVAGEIPQAILRGNNERAEALISEYVEIFGQENFFLEIQDHGLPEEKTVNRALRDLAKKYNVGLVATNDVHYVHAGDSEFHDILLCVQTGRTINDPDRMRFSGPDYYLKSEEEMAALFADYPGAIENTARIAARCQVDFTFGELQLPFYPIPEDCESDDAYLRTLCEERLSSRYADVTDEVRTRLDYELGIIHGMGYASYFLIVWDFINYARGHGVEVGPGRGSAAGSIVAYLLGITNIDPLQYALLFERFLNPERVSMPDIDIDFDDMNRGRVISYVKERYGEDHVAQIATFGTMGAKGAIRDVGRVLEMSFSEVSAITKLVPAELNITLERALKESSDFRRVYEEDENARRVIDLARKIEGLPRNTSIHAAGVVIAKNPLSGQVPVWVSEGTLVTEFDKDDVEALGLLKMDFLGLRTLTIIADTVNHVRASHGIELDVDAIPLVDEKTSQMLCDGDTGAVFQMESAGMTNLVKDLQPKGFVDLIPTVALYRPGPLGSGMVTDFIDGLHGKKEVVYMHPLLEPILKETFGVVLYQEQVMQIVQVLAGFSLGQADLLRRAMGKKKHDLLMAQKEIFLQGCAKNGLEAALANHIFDLLTHFADYGFNKSHSAAYGLLAWQTAYLKAHYPVEFMAGVLTSIMDKTDKIPVYIQLCRQMGIKILPPDINSSAATFGIEDGAIRFGLAAVRNVGENAIMSMERVRAASGKFRSLVDFCTRVDLRTVNKRAIESLIKCGAFDSIGTERNQLLAALDPAIQDAARRQRDLLSGQGGLFGEDMMEEVQQIRVSTDIPPSTARERLTWEKEATGFYITGHPLDDYRDTLSVLLSIGEIPTAVHRDRQLVRIGGILTSTKRFTTKKGDTMLFAELEDFSGKIEVTVFPRVFYAHVSDLEPDSIIVVQGRVDTTGEEPKLLADEIWRMNEYRSSFYLIPSADADRRVLWTAMRTLFAAHRGEHPVFVQSEGRWRKLEEHYWIDGSPEVQQKLRALMGERAVKMR, encoded by the coding sequence ATGGCCTTTGCCCATCTGCATGTGCATACGGAATACAGCCTGCTCGACGGAGCGAGCCGCATCAAGGAACTCATACGTCGAACGAAGGAGCTTGGGATGGATTCGGTTGCCATCACCGACCATGGCGTTATGTATGGTGCTGTCCGATTCTATAAGGAGGCAAAGGCGCAGGGGATTCATCCCGTCATTGGCTGTGAGGTCTATCTCGCCCCCGGGATGCGGCAGGAACGTACAGAGGTGGATGGCACACGCTATTATCATCTGATTCTCCTTGCCGAGAATGAACACGGCTACCACAATTTGGTTGAGTTAATATCCCTCGCCAATATCGAGGGATATTATTATAAACCGCGCATTGACAAAGAATTACTGCGTCAATATAGCGAAGGAATTATTGCACTCTCAGCCTGTGTGGCGGGTGAGATTCCACAGGCGATCCTGCGTGGGAACAATGAGCGTGCAGAGGCTCTGATCTCTGAGTATGTGGAGATTTTTGGACAGGAAAATTTTTTCCTTGAGATTCAGGATCACGGACTGCCCGAGGAAAAGACGGTCAATCGTGCACTGCGTGATCTTGCAAAAAAATACAATGTCGGACTTGTTGCGACGAACGATGTCCACTATGTCCATGCAGGCGACAGCGAGTTTCATGACATCCTGCTCTGTGTGCAGACCGGGAGAACAATCAATGATCCTGACCGTATGCGCTTCTCCGGTCCTGATTACTATCTGAAATCAGAGGAGGAAATGGCTGCGCTCTTTGCAGACTATCCGGGTGCCATCGAAAATACAGCGAGGATTGCCGCACGCTGTCAGGTGGATTTTACTTTCGGCGAACTGCAGCTGCCGTTTTATCCGATCCCCGAGGACTGTGAAAGCGACGATGCCTATCTGCGTACCCTTTGCGAGGAGCGGCTTTCCTCACGTTATGCGGATGTTACGGACGAGGTTCGTACGCGTCTGGACTATGAGTTGGGCATCATTCATGGCATGGGATACGCCAGCTACTTTCTCATCGTGTGGGATTTTATCAACTACGCACGCGGACATGGCGTTGAAGTAGGACCGGGACGTGGTTCGGCAGCAGGCAGTATTGTCGCCTATCTTCTTGGGATCACAAATATCGATCCGCTACAATATGCACTTCTATTCGAGCGTTTCCTCAACCCTGAACGCGTGTCCATGCCGGATATTGATATTGATTTTGACGATATGAATCGTGGGCGGGTCATTTCGTATGTCAAGGAGCGCTATGGGGAGGATCATGTCGCACAGATTGCCACGTTCGGCACGATGGGGGCAAAGGGGGCAATTCGCGATGTCGGGCGTGTGCTCGAAATGTCGTTCAGCGAAGTGTCTGCCATTACAAAGCTTGTTCCTGCTGAACTGAACATTACATTGGAGCGTGCGCTCAAAGAGTCGTCGGATTTTAGGCGTGTCTACGAGGAGGATGAGAATGCTCGCCGAGTGATTGATCTCGCGCGTAAAATCGAAGGCTTGCCGCGTAATACGTCGATCCATGCGGCGGGTGTTGTGATTGCGAAGAATCCGCTGTCCGGTCAAGTGCCCGTCTGGGTTTCTGAGGGGACGCTTGTCACGGAGTTCGATAAGGACGACGTAGAGGCTCTCGGGCTTCTCAAGATGGATTTTCTCGGGCTGCGTACGCTGACAATTATAGCGGACACGGTCAATCATGTGCGTGCGTCGCATGGCATTGAGTTGGATGTCGATGCCATACCGCTTGTGGATGAAAAAACATCACAAATGCTCTGCGATGGAGACACGGGAGCTGTGTTCCAGATGGAGTCGGCGGGTATGACAAATCTTGTCAAGGATCTGCAGCCGAAGGGGTTTGTCGATCTGATTCCGACCGTGGCACTCTATCGACCGGGACCCTTGGGCAGCGGAATGGTGACGGATTTCATTGACGGCCTGCACGGGAAAAAAGAGGTTGTCTATATGCACCCTCTGCTTGAGCCGATCCTAAAGGAAACGTTCGGTGTTGTGCTCTATCAAGAGCAGGTCATGCAGATTGTGCAGGTGCTCGCGGGATTTAGTCTCGGACAGGCGGATCTTCTGCGGCGTGCGATGGGCAAGAAGAAACACGATCTTCTAATGGCGCAGAAGGAGATCTTTTTGCAGGGCTGCGCGAAGAACGGGCTGGAAGCTGCGCTTGCAAATCATATTTTCGACCTCTTGACGCATTTTGCGGACTATGGATTCAACAAGTCCCACAGTGCCGCCTACGGTCTGCTCGCATGGCAGACGGCGTATCTCAAGGCGCATTACCCCGTAGAATTTATGGCGGGTGTTTTGACGAGTATTATGGATAAGACGGACAAAATCCCCGTCTACATTCAGCTCTGCCGTCAGATGGGGATCAAGATCCTGCCGCCCGACATCAATTCGAGTGCAGCGACGTTCGGCATCGAGGATGGTGCGATCCGCTTTGGGCTTGCCGCCGTTCGCAACGTCGGGGAGAATGCGATTATGAGCATGGAGCGCGTACGTGCCGCTAGCGGAAAATTCCGCTCGCTTGTGGATTTCTGTACGCGCGTCGATCTGCGTACGGTCAACAAGCGGGCAATTGAGAGCCTCATCAAATGCGGTGCGTTTGACAGCATCGGTACGGAGCGCAATCAACTGCTTGCCGCACTCGATCCCGCGATACAGGATGCGGCACGGCGGCAGCGTGATCTTTTGAGCGGGCAGGGAGGGCTCTTTGGTGAGGATATGATGGAGGAGGTTCAGCAGATTCGCGTTTCGACGGACATTCCACCGAGTACGGCGCGTGAGCGTCTGACGTGGGAGAAGGAAGCGACGGGCTTTTACATCACAGGGCATCCGCTCGATGACTACCGTGATACCCTGTCTGTACTGCTCTCCATCGGCGAGATTCCAACCGCCGTGCACAGAGATCGTCAGCTTGTTCGTATCGGTGGGATACTGACAAGTACGAAGCGTTTTACAACGAAGAAGGGCGATACAATGCTCTTTGCCGAGCTTGAGGACTTCAGCGGCAAGATTGAGGTGACTGTATTCCCGCGTGTGTTCTATGCACATGTGTCTGATCTGGAGCCGGATAGTATTATTGTTGTGCAGGGGCGCGTTGATACGACGGGCGAGGAGCCAAAACTGCTTGCCGACGAGATCTGGCGGATGAATGAGTACCGATCTTCCTTTTACCTGATTCCGTCTGCGGATGCAGATCGCCGTGTACTGTGGACAGCGATGCGGACGCTCTTTGCCGCGCACAGGGGAGAGCATCCCGTCTTTGTTCAGAGTGAGGGACGATGGCGAAAGCTTGAGGAACACTATTGGATCGACGGCTCACCTGAGGTACAGCAGAAACTCAGGGCGCTGATGGGGGAACGTGCCGTCAAAATGCGATAG
- a CDS encoding O-linked N-acetylglucosamine transferase, SPINDLY family protein has product MKKQPPKAEHAAEEKINWLKLATKFSADGDLKGMRACAKEVDRLMAGDVDATAVNAEVALYSGRIDEAEALAEKVLRVQPRHPRARMVQAGLAALEFRLDDEIPLLADLIEELSYKAKILGEEDPSYAIYHQMVKRARGWLADALYLAGEARGAAHELLMSSRLSDEPDEAAELYSKYLFMRNYRYLGAKDGRLKAEVYNSMWSVQPYAHDEGARAPQKKLRIGYISPDFREHSVSYFLTPLLRHFDGERFMVFCYATGRSDAVTERLRTRRVTWRDLRGRPPRTAARLIAEDKIDILVDLSGHSQDNALPIMAYRPAPVQVSGIGYTNTTGLHVIDYFLSDEICVPKGDLQAEDGFTERVLRLPHSHLCYAPEEIRAMPEAGYEPPARRNGYVTFGSFNNFAKVTDEMLLLWRGILESVRGSKLVIKGKIASIDSGIHFAKKRLSMLNYDLRRVEFRPYSPDYLEQYRDIDIALDTAPYNGGLTTCEALYMGVPVISLRGRTHGARFGASILTNAGVRELVAENDINYVRRAVQLAGAPKLLEAYHMGLRANMKRSPLMDAQGYMYELESAYREIWEKFCKTILSA; this is encoded by the coding sequence ATGAAAAAACAGCCGCCAAAGGCTGAACATGCTGCAGAGGAAAAGATTAATTGGCTGAAACTTGCGACGAAATTCTCAGCAGATGGGGATCTAAAGGGGATGCGTGCCTGCGCCAAAGAGGTGGATCGCCTCATGGCAGGCGATGTCGATGCGACGGCGGTCAATGCCGAAGTGGCGCTCTACAGTGGGCGCATTGATGAGGCGGAGGCTCTTGCAGAGAAGGTTTTGCGTGTTCAGCCGCGTCATCCGCGTGCCCGTATGGTACAGGCGGGACTTGCTGCATTGGAGTTTCGTTTGGATGATGAGATCCCGCTCCTTGCCGATTTGATCGAGGAACTTTCCTATAAGGCAAAAATTCTTGGAGAAGAGGATCCTTCCTATGCGATCTATCATCAGATGGTAAAGCGTGCACGCGGATGGCTTGCCGATGCGCTCTATCTTGCGGGAGAAGCGAGAGGCGCTGCGCATGAGCTCCTCATGTCAAGTCGTCTTTCGGATGAACCGGATGAGGCGGCAGAGCTTTATAGCAAGTATCTCTTTATGCGGAACTATCGTTATTTGGGGGCGAAGGACGGTCGGCTCAAAGCAGAAGTATATAATAGTATGTGGTCAGTGCAGCCATATGCACATGATGAAGGCGCTCGCGCCCCTCAAAAAAAGCTGCGTATCGGCTATATTTCACCGGATTTTCGAGAGCATTCTGTGTCCTATTTTTTAACACCTTTGCTCCGTCATTTCGACGGTGAACGGTTCATGGTATTCTGTTATGCGACAGGCAGAAGTGATGCGGTAACGGAACGGCTTCGCACACGCCGTGTGACATGGCGCGATCTGCGCGGACGGCCGCCACGGACGGCGGCGCGTCTCATTGCAGAGGATAAAATCGACATATTGGTTGATCTATCCGGTCACTCACAGGACAATGCTCTGCCGATCATGGCATATCGTCCGGCTCCTGTTCAGGTTTCCGGGATTGGATATACAAACACGACCGGACTTCACGTGATCGACTATTTTCTCTCGGATGAGATCTGTGTTCCCAAGGGGGATCTTCAGGCGGAGGATGGTTTTACGGAACGTGTCCTGCGTTTGCCGCACTCTCATCTATGTTATGCCCCCGAGGAAATTCGTGCGATGCCGGAGGCGGGATATGAACCTCCCGCGCGTCGGAACGGATATGTAACATTTGGCAGTTTCAATAATTTTGCGAAGGTTACGGATGAAATGCTGTTGCTTTGGCGTGGAATTTTGGAATCTGTTCGTGGGTCGAAGCTCGTGATCAAGGGCAAAATTGCCAGCATTGATTCCGGCATACATTTTGCTAAAAAACGTCTCTCTATGCTTAACTACGATTTGAGGCGTGTGGAATTTCGCCCGTACAGCCCGGACTATTTGGAACAGTATCGGGATATTGACATTGCACTTGATACCGCACCGTACAACGGCGGACTGACAACGTGCGAGGCTCTCTACATGGGGGTTCCTGTCATCTCTTTGCGTGGACGCACCCATGGTGCACGTTTTGGTGCATCCATACTGACGAATGCGGGTGTACGTGAACTCGTTGCGGAAAATGATATTAACTATGTACGGCGCGCCGTTCAGCTTGCGGGGGCGCCGAAGCTGCTTGAGGCGTATCACATGGGTCTGCGTGCAAATATGAAGCGTTCTCCGTTGATGGACGCACAAGGGTATATGTACGAATTGGAATCAGCTTATCGGGAGATTTGGGAAAAATTTTGTAAGACCATCCTTTCTGCGTGA
- a CDS encoding glycosyltransferase family protein, protein MEPDRNKIAFITCINDDDMYNECLLYLKSLHIPSGISVEYIPVRDAVSMCAGYNEGARATDAKYKVYLHQDVLVVNKNIISDLLSIFSDPAIGLVGVIGCRSLPRSGVWWDGLRTYGRVLHHCEPESVVDSHCMEPDGAYIDVEAVDGLFLATQHDLPWREDLFTGWHLYDTSMCMEMQRRNFRVVVPNQEDDFWCIHCPHEKPLAPEYKRYQKIFLREYGTELHPEV, encoded by the coding sequence ATGGAGCCGGATCGTAACAAGATTGCATTTATCACTTGTATCAATGACGATGATATGTACAATGAGTGTCTTCTGTATTTGAAATCGCTGCATATCCCATCTGGAATTTCTGTAGAATATATACCCGTACGCGATGCTGTTTCTATGTGTGCAGGCTATAACGAGGGGGCACGCGCAACGGATGCAAAATACAAAGTATATCTGCATCAGGATGTGCTCGTCGTCAATAAGAATATCATATCAGATCTGCTGTCCATCTTTTCCGATCCTGCGATTGGACTTGTCGGTGTGATCGGTTGCCGCAGTCTGCCGCGTTCCGGAGTCTGGTGGGACGGACTGCGTACCTATGGGCGTGTCCTTCACCACTGTGAACCCGAGAGCGTGGTGGACTCGCACTGCATGGAGCCGGATGGGGCGTATATTGACGTGGAAGCGGTGGACGGTCTTTTTCTTGCGACACAGCATGATTTGCCATGGCGTGAGGATCTGTTCACGGGATGGCATCTCTATGATACGTCGATGTGCATGGAGATGCAGCGGCGTAATTTTCGTGTTGTCGTTCCCAATCAGGAAGATGATTTCTGGTGCATCCACTGTCCGCACGAGAAGCCGCTTGCGCCGGAGTACAAGCGCTATCAGAAGATATTTCTGCGTGAATACGGTACAGAACTGCATCCGGAGGTATGA